Proteins encoded together in one Deferrivibrio essentukiensis window:
- the traV gene encoding type IV conjugative transfer system lipoprotein TraV: MRKPAIMLLISFAVMFSGCAKMLSPGATEFKCPAKGTGVCADVTTVYQNRHNIETLKFKDLPDKDTYIEEKCGFLKNSSENKGNFEYNDCVYRASKEYEKLKKQAKIEDKNTKLKILATGNETLYKALRADEGIPLRQPDEVISIWIAPYKTDTGDLVYSHYIYAVRKKSDWLFIPESEQTKILRQSKQFNPLMPYLPESKIVK; the protein is encoded by the coding sequence ATGAGAAAACCAGCAATAATGTTATTAATAAGTTTCGCGGTAATGTTTTCAGGTTGCGCAAAGATGCTTAGTCCGGGAGCAACTGAATTTAAATGTCCTGCCAAAGGCACAGGAGTTTGCGCTGATGTTACAACAGTTTATCAGAATAGACATAATATTGAAACATTAAAGTTTAAAGATTTGCCTGACAAAGATACTTACATTGAAGAAAAATGCGGATTTCTAAAGAATTCAAGCGAAAACAAAGGGAATTTTGAATATAACGATTGCGTTTATAGGGCAAGTAAAGAATATGAAAAACTTAAAAAACAGGCAAAAATTGAAGATAAAAACACAAAGCTTAAAATCTTAGCAACCGGCAATGAGACATTATACAAAGCTTTGAGAGCCGACGAGGGCATTCCTTTAAGACAACCTGATGAAGTTATCAGTATCTGGATTGCTCCATATAAAACTGATACAGGCGATTTAGTATATAGCCATTACATTTATGCGGTTAGGAAAAAATCTGACTGGTTATTTATTCCAGAAAGCGAACAGACAAAAATATTAAGACAGAGCAAACAGTTTAATCCGCTTATGCCATATCTGCCTGAAAGCAAAATTGTAAAATAG
- a CDS encoding transposase, producing MTRPRSSFVSLEDTGWYHCVSRCVRRAFLCGVDSATGKDFDHRRQWIVDRMKQLTEIYSVHIAGYAIMSNHYHIVLKIDPEAVSELTDEEVLSRWKKLYKLPDYANTYLKDSSKLPTYEKELTEDYIHKIRERLYDISWFMKSLNEYISRRANKEDSTKGHFWESRFKCQALLDEKAILSALAYVDLNPIRAGIAELPESSDFTSIKERIECEKESKVPHKLMKFDTEEKERNAIPFGFKEYLELVDWLGRVVREDKKGSIDKNKPKILERLGISADGFAEYSHKLLKEFGNAVGSPEIIHRLYTTRNLKGMKGIKAAKKIFAA from the coding sequence ATGACCAGACCAAGAAGCAGCTTTGTTTCCCTTGAAGATACCGGCTGGTATCACTGTGTATCAAGATGTGTCCGTAGAGCTTTTTTGTGCGGTGTTGATTCTGCTACCGGCAAAGACTTTGACCACCGCCGCCAGTGGATTGTCGATAGAATGAAACAACTTACTGAAATTTATTCTGTCCATATTGCTGGCTATGCTATTATGAGTAATCATTATCATATTGTCCTTAAAATTGACCCAGAAGCTGTCTCTGAATTAACGGATGAAGAAGTTTTGAGTAGGTGGAAAAAACTATATAAATTACCTGACTATGCAAACACTTATCTTAAAGATAGCAGTAAATTACCTACTTACGAAAAAGAGCTTACAGAAGATTACATTCACAAGATAAGAGAAAGATTATATGATATTTCCTGGTTTATGAAGTCATTAAACGAATACATTTCCCGGCGTGCCAATAAAGAAGATAGCACAAAAGGTCACTTCTGGGAAAGCAGATTCAAATGTCAGGCATTGCTTGATGAAAAAGCAATATTGTCTGCACTTGCCTATGTTGATTTAAATCCTATTCGCGCAGGTATTGCTGAATTACCTGAATCATCTGATTTTACTTCCATAAAAGAACGTATAGAATGTGAAAAAGAATCAAAAGTACCTCATAAACTAATGAAATTTGATACGGAAGAAAAAGAAAGAAATGCTATCCCATTTGGATTTAAAGAATATTTAGAGCTTGTTGATTGGCTTGGAAGAGTTGTAAGAGAAGACAAAAAAGGCAGCATTGATAAAAATAAACCTAAAATTTTGGAAAGACTTGGTATATCCGCTGATGGTTTTGCGGAGTATTCTCATAAGCTGCTGAAAGAATTTGGCAACGCTGTAGGGTCTCCCGAAATCATCCACCGCCTCTATA